The genomic segment AATGAACAAGCAGTTGCAAATATGTATGCTTCTATGAGGTCTGAGCTCAACCAAATTTACTCCAAAATAACTGAACTGGAGATGGAAGTCAGTGAGCACACATTAGTCATCAATGCCATTCAGCCTCTTGACCAATCTAGACGATgctaccgaatgattggagggGTGCTTGTGGAGAGAACCATCAAAGAGGTCTTGCCTGCTGTGCAGCGAAATAAAGATGGTCTTGAAGAGGTTGTTGCAAGGCTTAATGAGGCactggaaaagaagaaaaaggaaattacTGAGTTTGAGGCTAAATATAAAATCAGGATAAGGAAGGCTGATGCTGAGGTGAAGGATGAATCCGGTAGGAAAGAAGGGTCTGCCCAAGGAGTTCTTGTGGGTCCTGCTGGTGGAAGTGAATGATTTGTCAAATTTTATTGCTGTGTTTCCTCAAACTATTAGCCAAAACTTCCTGCCTTTACAATTGGGTGGAGGCAGTACTATGCTTTGCTTTACAGAGTATTgactaaattatttataacttgATATGACCTTCAGTTTAATTGTTTTGGCTGAAAAAAACTGTTCTTTATTGCGTGTAGTTCTTGTAGATTTTTTTGTGCAAGACCAGAGCATATACTCTACTGGTCAAAGCTATTTTGTCATGTTTCATCAGGGTTAAAATGCTTCTTCCATGTAATTGCCTtttgtttaatatgtattttgatCCCAAATGCAGGAAAGAGTTATT from the Vigna angularis cultivar LongXiaoDou No.4 chromosome 3, ASM1680809v1, whole genome shotgun sequence genome contains:
- the LOC108326604 gene encoding prefoldin subunit 2 isoform X1, whose amino-acid sequence is MANAEGGKEPINEQAVANMYASMRSELNQIYSKITELEMEVSEHTLVINAIQPLDQSRRCYRMIGGVLVERTIKEVLPAVQRNKDGLEEVVARLNEALEKKKKEITEFEAKYKIRIRKADAEVKDESGRKEGSAQGVLVGPAGGSE
- the LOC108326604 gene encoding prefoldin subunit 2 isoform X2 — its product is MYASMRSELNQIYSKITELEMEVSEHTLVINAIQPLDQSRRCYRMIGGVLVERTIKEVLPAVQRNKDGLEEVVARLNEALEKKKKEITEFEAKYKIRIRKADAEVKDESGRKEGSAQGVLVGPAGGSE